CACCGCCACCACCAAAGCCACCGCCTCCACCGCCGAAGCCTCCGCCACCGCCGCCGTTTCCGCCACCACCTCCACCGCCGCCGATGTTGATGTCGGCGATCGTGAAGTTCGGCACCTCGACAAGCAGGTCGCGAATGTCGTAGACCCGCAGGACCAGCGTCGCCTCTTCCTCGGCCTTTGTGGTGATGCGGACGATGCCCTCGTCGACGAAGATCGCCAGCGGCTCATCCTTCGGTATCGAGCGGAGCATGAACCGCAGGAACGTCCGGACCGAAGCCCCGCGAAGCTTGACGTTGACGGGCGATTCCCGCGTCACGCCTGCAAACTCGAGCACGGCCCAGTCCGCAACGATCGGCAGACCGGACTGACGACTGACAAACTGAATCGCGTCTTCCAGCGGCACGTCATCCAGCGCGGTCTCCGGAAGCGCGACACGCGTGAACGGGTCAGGCTGGACCTGCGCCATCACGGTCGGCGCGACCGACCAGGATGCGAGTGCGATGATCGATGCAGCAAGGGTCCGCTTCATGGTGCTGGGTTGGGCGTTCGATGGAAGTCACATGTTACCACGCACTCCATCGAAGCAGAACGCAAAGCGAAGCGTCGCGTCTGGTCTGATGGGTGCGCCGAGATGACTCCGTTTCCAGTTCGTTCCGACCCGGTCCGACGCTTCGCTCTGGACTCGGCTTCGGACGATCGGGTGCGATGATGTCGAATGGGAGTGCGCGCTGAACTTCACGCGTTTTCGACCTTCTCGGCTTGGTAGGGACGGGCTTCGGGTTCCTGTGCGGGTTTGGGAAGTGCCGCAGGCTTGTCGCTTTCAGACTCGATCTCGTCGGTCACGCCCTTGAGGCCGCGTTTGAACTCGACGATGCCTTTGCCCAGGGATCGCCCGACTTCGGGAAGACGTTTGCCGAACAGCAAGAGTCCGACGGCCCCGACGATGAGCCATTCCCAACCGGTGGGCATCCAGAACGCGAGCGGTAACGTGAAATCGTGCATGGCAATGGGGCAGGCCGGCCCCATTCTACACGCTCTCGGCCGGTTTTTGTTCCCCGGAATCGCGAAGACGTGCCAGCAACGCCGCAATGTCGTCCTTCAGCGGGGCGGCGATCGTCATCGGCTGGAGCGTGCGCGGATGGGTGAACGTGATCTCCGCTGCGTGGAGGGCCTGGCGCGAAAAGTGCCTCGTCTTCCCGTCCTGGGAATATTCGATCACCCGACCGCCGTACATCGTATCGCCGACGATGGGATGACCCTTGTACGCCAGGTGCACCCGCAGCTGGTGCGTCCGACCCGTGCGAGGTTTCAGGCGAATCAGCGAAAAACCCGTCGGCGGGGCCTTGTGGTGCTGGTCATTCGCATGGCCACCGCGGGCAAAGGTCAGGCCGGCCTGTTCGGGTGAGACGTCGAACGACTCCTTGACCTGGTACTGCGTCGTCGCCGTCTTGCCGCCTTTTTCGAGCTTCCGGACGGCCATGCGTTCTCGGACGTAAGCATCGGGGCCGATGGGCATGTCGATGACGTCGCCGAGCAGCTGCGGAATGCCGTGGGCAAGAGCGAGATACGTCTTCTTGATGGTCCGATTTTCGAACTGCCGGCCCATGCGCCAGTGGGCCTCGT
This genomic window from Planctomycetota bacterium contains:
- a CDS encoding twin-arginine translocase TatA/TatE family subunit: MHDFTLPLAFWMPTGWEWLIVGAVGLLLFGKRLPEVGRSLGKGIVEFKRGLKGVTDEIESESDKPAALPKPAQEPEARPYQAEKVENA
- a CDS encoding RluA family pseudouridine synthase, with protein sequence MIDQPAEDDFDNDDDPVTSTPVADGPPSRRLTFRASRDLSNRLDKYLVDRVGHLSRAEVQRLIKDKRVTVNGRPGKASYNPREADEIVVDAPLPKRELIEPEPIPLEVLFEDEHILAINKQADLIVHPARGNWHGTLVNGLVHYAKQWSTIRGPSKPGILHRLDKNTTGVMLVAKSDEAHWRMGRQFENRTIKKTYLALAHGIPQLLGDVIDMPIGPDAYVRERMAVRKLEKGGKTATTQYQVKESFDVSPEQAGLTFARGGHANDQHHKAPPTGFSLIRLKPRTGRTHQLRVHLAYKGHPIVGDTMYGGRVIEYSQDGKTRHFSRQALHAAEITFTHPRTLQPMTIAAPLKDDIAALLARLRDSGEQKPAESV